The Hevea brasiliensis isolate MT/VB/25A 57/8 chromosome 9, ASM3005281v1, whole genome shotgun sequence nucleotide sequence aaactacccaaatgaactctaaaaattctaaaactttgcctcgcggtccttagcaatattatagagctaacgcaaaagaaattatatttttctaacctaccacgaatattttatagatttttaatataAATCAGGCACTAgtaaattaagaaaaatgagggtttggatttacctatgccaattccgacccTGGAGACGCTTCCGGgacatctgaaaatggtggggtagcctataacctcGACCCAATTAGAAAACTTTTTCGGTATCCTGTCTGTCAGGCCCGAAATTGTAAACCTAAGTAACTATTGAATTTATACGAATTGAAGGTACTAacacaaagcccacaacacgggggttagtatataatttttacgaaattttctaagctcatttaatgctcgaaaaaacactgtgAAATCTCGCggaacccaccgaaaaacggtgtcaaaaaaatttgaaatgggcaTTGCCGCGAAACTCTCAACGAATGGAGCACTCCGGTACCTTCAGATTTTTAGTGGGGTTTACGACTTTCGAAAATTCTAgctcgaaagtcaaaatgggctaaaacttttcgaACAAAAATTGGGTAAACCGCTCAATAAATTTTAGTGTTCTTGGTATTtatagaaagctctcgaggtgtagaagtgttttgggacaagacctgatccgattggtggccggatcagccGGAATCGACCCGGGAAGATGAAACGGCATGCTGCGCATGTAAGCGTCTTTGGGTGCATTTTTTCGACGCTTCAGGTGGCGGTCGGCGAGGGGGAAGGACGCTGGAGGTGCGTCAGCAAACTGGGGAGGCTGTGGCGGTGGCTGGTCGGCAAGGggcagagggagaagagagaaaacgtgagagagagggagagtgtcAGGGGGGGCGGGGGCGCacgaaaaagaagaaagaaaaagaaaatgggctaGTCTGATTCGACCGGTCCAATTCGGTCTGGTTTAATTTGACTGGTTCGATTCAAAATAcctgaaattaaattttttactttacCTTGGGAtaaaaaaacgaggcccaaaatttttgaaaaaatttcataaaattcagaaaaattcttagagtctaaatatatttttagttttaccatgtggtctttaaataaatttttaaaaatcatcaaagttctatattttcaaaaattcgactttcaaaaatttgaaaaattttaaataattctctaaaatttaaataaaataaaatattaatatctacccataaaataattaatttaaaaattatgagtgTTACAAACGTAGATCCACAGTAGTACGTATACcaaatggaaaagaaaatatagacACCAATTTTGACTCATAGCACCGACATGGGCATAATAATAAGGCCATTAtcgttaattaattgaaattttttcCAAGTTTAGGTGTAACTACTACCAATATCGTTCTTATTACTCAACGTGTACTCTCTTCAACTTTTATTAACTAGTATTTCATCTCATGAACAGAAAATTCTGTGTGCAGAAATGAAAAAGGTCAAGATTTAAGTGGTTAGTATAGAATAatcattaataaataatatgatttATTAAATATCAATGAGGTTTAATTTAGTAACCAAGAGTAGCCTAAATAATCATAATCTTAGCGTTGAGATAAACTAATTAAATAATGAGGGAGATATAGAGTTCGAATTTCAACAAAAAGTAAAAAATGAAAAGATGTGTCTGGGTGATTCATTCTTTAAATAGAAGGATAATACATTCTtggtataattaatttaattcaattatagtACTGGCTCTTATTGGAGCAAATCTAactattctatatatatatatatatatatatatatatatataaaatctaaaaaaGTTGTGGTTTAATGATATTATTAATGTCACTTATAAAACAATTAATTTAAActcttaactaaaataaaattagtcaaaaaataatataatttaatttacaaattttgaAACTATAAGCAATAAAGtgctttttaaaataaattttttaatgatttttGTTATTGCAAcaacgatttttttttttaattaaactctttctctctatatatatattataaaatattatgtttttTGGTTAGTGGTGATGATTGTCATcattaaaagtaaaatataaatatttattatatgttgtgaaagaaatatatatatatagacttaAGAATAGTTTTGGTGCGTAGATCATTAGATTAAAATGTAATTTTCATTCACTATGGTTATTTGTATGCAGCGAAAGAGCTAGGTATTTCTATCTTATAAAGATAAATCAAATTAAGAAAACCCAGGTACGAAGATAACACTGAATATGGAAATATATGCAACAGAATTTACATAACAGAACAACCAACTATAGATGTCAGTGTTCATATACTGGCACAAGCGGAAGCACAAACACTAAGATCAACAGCACAAACAACGAACAGAACACAGAAGATTAAACTTCTGTTGCTTATTTATAaccatttatttaaaatataaatctaGCTAGAGCTTGCTAGCTAGATACTTAGTTGGCTGGTGGACGCTTGTGGGGTGGCTTGTGTTTTGGCGGAAATTTCTCTCCGTGTGGTGGCTTGTGTTTTGGTGGTGGCTTCTCTCCCTTTTCTTTTCCCTTGTGCAAATCCTCAGTTACTTCTTCCTCAGTTAGAAGATGTCCATGATGTCCATGATGTGGCTTATGTTTTGGTGGTGGTTTATATCCCTTACCCTTATGGTCTTCCTCCACGACATCCTCAACTTCCAAAAGGCTTCTATGTCCTGGTGGAGGCTTATGTGGTGGTTTGTGATGAGGTGGAGGTCTGTATTCAGGTGGTGGTTTCTCTCCCTTGCCTTTTGGAGGTCCATGAAAGTCCTCTACATTTTCACTCAAAAAGTGACCATGTGGTGGCTTATGTTTTGGAGGTGGTTTCTTGCCTTTACCTTTAGGAGGTTCATGACGATCATCAGCGAGTGATGAGGGGGTTGCGGAGAGAATCACTGCTACTGCGAGCAGGAACAACACTAACAAGCATTTAGGAGAAGACATTGCGTTGGTTTGGTTTTTGGTTGAGGTGCAAAACACAGAAGATTTGGTCTCCCTTTTATAGTATCACACGGCTGGAACCATGTCGTCACCACCCATGTCACCCTGCCCTTGGTATTCACTCCCCAGTAGCCAATAGTCAGTGCATTTACTACTTTGGCTCATGGCAAGTTTACGTTAAGGATACTGGGAGAGGGGCAATGGGTCCCAATATTGAGTTGAAAACTTAGACTAATTGCTCTTTTTCCAGCGCAGATCTTCTCAGGGTTATGATATTGGCACTAGGCATTACCTGTTAGCCTTGACATAAAGTTTCTTTCGTCCATAGTAAGAGCTCTATTTTCCACCTTCTTTTGTGGAAAATTTGATTTGCTGACTCCATAAATAAAGTCAGatagcatttttttctttttttttttttttttttgtgccttCTCCTCGTCAATTTTAATCAGTGTGTTTAACATTTACATAACACATAGCACCGTCTCaagaaagatatatatatatatatggcaggCAGTTTTAGTTGTTTTTCTTTGAATCCCGTGGTTATAAAAGCTGTTAACTTTAGGACTTTTAAGAATAATTTCTATTCATAATGTCTTATCACAACTGACCTAATTTCTAATTTTTATACATTATTtatcaaaaaaattatatattattataattttttttatggatGAATTTTAACTCTATATT carries:
- the LOC110663547 gene encoding early nodulin-75; translation: MSSPKCLLVLFLLAVAVILSATPSSLADDRHEPPKGKGKKPPPKHKPPHGHFLSENVEDFHGPPKGKGEKPPPEYRPPPHHKPPHKPPPGHRSLLEVEDVVEEDHKGKGYKPPPKHKPHHGHHGHLLTEEEVTEDLHKGKEKGEKPPPKHKPPHGEKFPPKHKPPHKRPPAN